Proteins from a genomic interval of Streptomyces fodineus:
- a CDS encoding ABC transporter permease subunit, protein MTQDRKWAGDRGADPAAEPQPRRPEPARKIVRVVEGWATASRHKIIAGELGSLPVAFVLVAVWVLFQSLNQNFLSPRNLSNLSVDIVGTGLIAVGIVFVLLIGELDLSVGSISGLAGAVFAVLSVNNGVPEWLAVILAVLSGTAAGTIQGFSFARTRVPAFVVTLAGLLTWNGLMLYVLGTSGTIDLDENGLVAKLTSYYFSNDGVAYGLAALGAGLHFVISYRDRCRRRALGLPHRSLRGLGVRTGALTVIAFAAAYVLNQFHGLPLALLIFLVVVAGLDVLLRGTHYGRHVYALGGGVEAARRASIGVVRVQTAVLAVSGTMAAIGGLFLASRITSVSQSSGSGILLLNAIAAAVIGGTSLFGGRGTTWSAVLGALIIQSIASGMAITDIPVAVQFVITGGVLFAAAVIDALSRRSQEVHGRA, encoded by the coding sequence GTGACACAGGACCGCAAGTGGGCGGGCGACCGTGGAGCCGACCCCGCCGCCGAGCCCCAGCCCCGCCGGCCGGAGCCCGCGCGGAAAATCGTCCGTGTGGTGGAGGGCTGGGCCACCGCGTCCCGGCACAAGATCATCGCAGGTGAACTGGGCTCGCTCCCGGTCGCCTTCGTCCTCGTCGCGGTATGGGTTCTCTTCCAGAGCCTCAACCAGAACTTCCTCTCACCCCGGAACCTGTCCAACCTCAGCGTGGACATCGTCGGTACGGGCCTGATCGCGGTCGGTATCGTCTTCGTGCTGCTGATCGGCGAGCTGGACCTATCGGTCGGTTCGATCAGCGGCCTCGCGGGAGCCGTCTTCGCCGTCCTGAGCGTCAACAACGGCGTCCCGGAATGGCTCGCCGTCATCCTCGCGGTGCTCTCAGGCACAGCGGCCGGCACCATCCAGGGCTTCTCCTTCGCCAGGACCCGCGTGCCCGCGTTCGTCGTCACGCTCGCGGGGCTGCTGACCTGGAACGGCCTCATGCTCTACGTCCTCGGCACCAGCGGCACCATCGACCTCGACGAAAACGGCCTGGTCGCCAAGCTGACCAGCTACTACTTCAGCAACGACGGCGTCGCCTACGGTCTGGCGGCGCTCGGAGCAGGCCTGCACTTCGTCATCTCCTACCGCGACAGGTGCCGCCGCCGGGCCCTCGGCCTGCCGCACCGTTCGCTCCGCGGGCTCGGAGTGCGCACGGGAGCGCTCACGGTGATCGCGTTCGCCGCCGCGTACGTGCTCAACCAGTTCCACGGCCTGCCACTGGCCCTCCTGATCTTCCTCGTCGTGGTGGCCGGACTGGACGTGCTCCTGCGCGGCACGCACTACGGACGACATGTCTACGCACTCGGCGGCGGTGTCGAGGCGGCCCGCCGCGCCAGTATCGGCGTGGTACGGGTACAGACCGCCGTGCTCGCGGTCTCGGGCACGATGGCCGCGATCGGCGGCCTGTTCCTCGCCTCACGGATCACCTCGGTCAGCCAGTCCTCCGGCTCGGGCATCTTGCTGCTGAACGCCATCGCGGCGGCGGTCATCGGCGGCACCAGCCTGTTCGGGGGACGCGGCACGACCTGGTCCGCGGTGCTCGGCGCGCTGATCATCCAGTCGATCGCCTCGGGCATGGCGATCACGGACATCCCGGTCGCCGTCCAGTTCGTGATCACCGGCGGAGTGCTGTTCGCCGCCGCGGTCATCGACGCACTGTCGCGCCGGTCCCAGGAGGTGCACGGCCGGGCCTGA
- a CDS encoding substrate-binding domain-containing protein: MKTCIRDVVVAVVAVSMGVALAACGQGGGTGGYAGSGPRIGLLLPDAITSRWESKDRPLLEERIKERCGDCTIEHANANGDVAAQQRQVDSMITKGIDALVLVAVDASALNAAVRKAHDAGVPVVSYDRLAEGPISGYVSFNGQEVGRLQARALLKAMAHRADGDQIVMINGDPTDPNTLLFKDGALSVLRGHVKFGKVYDTPMWRSDIANMNMSGAIADLGAGNIDGVYSANDALASGVISALRANKISPLPPVTGQDADLGAVRRIVGGEQYMTVWKPNDAEASAGAAMAVAAARGENLHRIATGTVRTRSGDVVPAVLLTPVSVTVGTIKDTLLKGGVYTVQQICTPLLRTACDKAGLTG, from the coding sequence ATGAAGACCTGCATACGGGATGTTGTGGTCGCCGTGGTCGCCGTGTCGATGGGCGTGGCGCTTGCGGCCTGTGGACAGGGGGGCGGGACCGGTGGCTACGCCGGAAGCGGTCCCAGGATCGGTCTGCTGCTGCCGGACGCCATCACATCCCGCTGGGAATCCAAGGACAGGCCTCTGCTGGAGGAGAGGATCAAGGAGCGGTGCGGCGACTGCACGATCGAGCACGCCAATGCCAATGGCGACGTGGCCGCCCAGCAGCGACAAGTGGACTCCATGATCACCAAAGGGATCGATGCACTCGTACTCGTGGCCGTCGACGCCAGTGCGCTCAATGCCGCGGTCAGGAAGGCACACGACGCGGGCGTCCCCGTCGTGTCCTACGACCGGCTCGCCGAGGGCCCGATCTCGGGCTATGTGTCCTTCAATGGTCAGGAGGTCGGCAGGCTCCAGGCGAGGGCGCTGCTGAAGGCCATGGCCCACCGGGCGGATGGTGATCAGATCGTCATGATCAATGGCGATCCCACCGACCCCAACACCCTCCTGTTCAAGGATGGCGCGCTCTCGGTGCTCAGAGGTCACGTCAAGTTCGGCAAGGTGTACGACACGCCCATGTGGCGGTCGGACATCGCCAACATGAACATGTCGGGCGCCATCGCAGACCTCGGCGCCGGCAACATCGACGGTGTCTACTCCGCCAACGACGCCCTCGCCTCCGGTGTCATCTCCGCCCTCAGAGCGAACAAGATCTCCCCGCTGCCCCCCGTCACCGGCCAGGACGCCGACCTCGGAGCCGTGCGCCGCATCGTTGGCGGCGAACAGTACATGACCGTCTGGAAGCCCAACGACGCCGAGGCGTCCGCGGGCGCCGCCATGGCCGTGGCCGCGGCCCGCGGCGAGAACCTCCACCGCATCGCCACGGGCACGGTGCGCACCCGCAGCGGGGACGTGGTTCCGGCCGTCCTGCTCACCCCCGTGTCAGTGACGGTGGGCACCATCAAGGACACCCTCCTGAAGGGCGGTGTGTACACGGTCCAGCAGATCTGCACGCCCCTGCTCAGAACGGCCTGCGACAAGGCCGGGCTGACCGGATAG
- a CDS encoding acyl-CoA dehydrogenase family protein gives MNPEDLKAVRQFVKNELGGDNAQLDALSEKPLELYDKFRQTGLANWWLPEELGGRGLGLEDSVEIVNEIAYGDAGVAFTLFISVLGTSMVQLYGSDELKARYLAPMAAGGSFCATLGSERAAGSELNKIETVAAQDGNELVVTGEKFFSTNTDFADFLIVVARAADNPDTHHAVLVPRDTPGVEIVKRWDVIGLRASHTYQVKLDNCRVPAANRLEGSGLRLLEIGLNASRILIAATAIGIARRVRDHCMTYAKSKPFRDGTLLDSPVFAQKLGQMEMQIDVMKSHCLRAARDYDKIMAGPDAGSVFARQGTLKAALTAKMFCGQAGWEVASVGSEMFGGLGYTNELPIGKLLRDIRYVSLVEGGDDVLRDLLFGRYVIPVPRRS, from the coding sequence ATGAATCCTGAAGACCTGAAGGCCGTCCGGCAGTTCGTCAAGAACGAACTCGGCGGCGACAACGCACAACTGGACGCACTGTCGGAGAAGCCCCTGGAGCTTTACGACAAGTTCCGACAGACCGGGCTCGCGAACTGGTGGCTCCCCGAGGAACTCGGCGGCCGCGGGCTCGGCCTCGAGGACAGCGTCGAGATCGTCAACGAGATCGCCTACGGTGACGCCGGCGTGGCCTTCACGCTGTTCATCTCGGTCCTGGGCACCAGCATGGTGCAGCTGTACGGGTCCGACGAACTCAAGGCCCGCTACCTGGCACCCATGGCGGCCGGTGGTTCCTTCTGCGCCACCCTGGGCAGCGAACGCGCTGCGGGCAGCGAACTCAACAAGATCGAGACGGTGGCCGCGCAGGACGGCAACGAACTGGTCGTCACCGGCGAGAAGTTCTTCTCCACCAATACCGATTTCGCGGACTTCCTGATTGTCGTCGCCAGAGCGGCGGACAACCCGGACACGCACCACGCGGTTCTGGTGCCGAGGGACACACCCGGAGTCGAGATCGTCAAACGGTGGGACGTCATCGGTCTGCGAGCGTCGCACACCTACCAGGTGAAGCTGGACAACTGCCGGGTGCCCGCCGCCAACCGGTTGGAGGGCTCCGGACTCCGGCTGCTCGAGATCGGTCTCAACGCCAGCCGGATCCTGATCGCGGCGACTGCGATCGGGATCGCCCGCCGGGTCCGGGATCACTGCATGACCTACGCCAAGAGCAAGCCCTTCCGGGACGGCACCCTGCTCGACAGCCCGGTGTTCGCGCAGAAACTCGGGCAGATGGAAATGCAGATCGACGTCATGAAGAGCCACTGCCTCAGGGCGGCCCGTGACTACGACAAGATCATGGCAGGTCCCGACGCGGGCTCCGTCTTCGCCAGGCAGGGCACGCTGAAGGCGGCGCTGACCGCGAAGATGTTCTGCGGCCAGGCGGGCTGGGAGGTGGCGAGCGTCGGCTCCGAGATGTTCGGCGGACTCGGATACACCAACGAGCTGCCCATCGGAAAGCTGCTCCGGGACATCCGCTACGTCTCGCTCGTCGAGGGCGGCGACGACGTCCTGCGGGACCTGCTCTTCGGCCGCTATGTGATCCCGGTGCCGCGCCGGTCGTAG
- a CDS encoding caspase family protein, which produces MLIASAITRYPKAPQLDAPGLVEARDQVIRLFTREFGYEHVSDLGLDPDKAQLTQRLRAFARAPERRPDDLVAIYLAGHGDVLEEDRDHVLLTSDADLEDLYDALRTVDLVRSVLLGTRVQRLLLLLDTCYAGQGGNELASAALSHVTRKWQRSTDCAFVIMSSAQPSEEAHVGAFSHLLAEAVGELATAGHAPPALALDAVVAAMNAHPDRPGDQKITLAQVGLTGRVPAFLPNPRHNPQLAGIDLAIQQAVQWRAQADRRETEFTSRLLPKAMGGHDASDGSGSWFFSGRRRALTDLTGWLLPGATAAHTDPTALAVTGGPGSGKSAMLGLVTALTHPRHRPSVPLHTLDLPPAAVPPVGAVDVAIYAHQLTDEQVLSGMAAAARQQVATAGEFLAVLDGRERPLTVIIDAVDEAVTPDSLVLNLLRPLIEHASGRLRLLLGVRPHLLDGLGIGQQAVIDLDAEAYADLPALTHYAVRGLLQAAPHSPFRTIEPDRTRAVAEAVAQAATPSFLVARIIASTLAGAGTVPDPTDTAWRSSLPRLPGEAMRQDLRARLGEDADRACDLLRPLAWAEGQGLPWEDVWAPLAGALAGRPYTNDDLHWLTRAVGSYIVEVDDAGRSAYRLYHQALAQHLREVGPAPTDNGPAAAHDAFVTVLLDRIPYAADGTRDWSRAHPYARRHLATHAVRAGRLEELIENADYLVNADPDTLLSALHHVSTERGRQIRAVYRASVGRHRDLAPADRRCLLAVDAARHQTGDLRASLTSALPWAPRWATASQASLALEVTLAGHFGGVRALTCLELEVRPVAITGGDDPYVRVWDLQTGTQTRTLTGHIGGVRVLAYLVLPDRFLVVAGDGSKHVRVWDLADGSLLRTFPVEALSMACLVLDGRPVAVTGHSDGDVRVWDLQDGTDVRVLRGHTRGVRALACTVVDERPLVVTGDGAALVRLWDLRTGKLLRTFEGHRGGRVSAVACAVWDGRPIAITGDRSRQNKFHHPGARPARHPRLIRVWDLRTGASLSTVDSPGAVTAVAFGLLEDTPVIVCGDDTGEVRVRELPSGRTLRQLARHTRGVSALACLSREGRLLTVTGGRDREVRVWDTGAEDASPRPRHSGDVRSVACTTLDGRSVAVSASADGKARVWRLDTGSCLAALPVLPARAKAAACTQDRLGVPQAVVGDGEGRVWLWHLGTFKARLLGKHKREVRAAACTVLGGRRIAVTGAEESLVRVWDLPSRSELCALAGHDGGVRAVACTVVDGRPVAVVGCDNGEIHLWDLENAKPTGVFFDRAGVVRSVACAVWNGRPVVVTGGDSGEVHVRELTHDGLLLRTFHAGSRIWTVACIVQDGRPVVVTGGWAGTVQMWNLDDPDSGGPLHVMPLPKAVPSVAAAPTGELVIASGSEVITLAPARRTPPSASKW; this is translated from the coding sequence TTGCTGATCGCCAGCGCCATCACCCGCTACCCCAAGGCGCCCCAATTGGACGCACCCGGCCTTGTCGAGGCCCGCGACCAGGTCATCCGATTGTTCACCCGCGAATTCGGCTACGAGCACGTCAGCGACCTCGGTCTGGACCCGGACAAGGCGCAGCTGACGCAGCGTTTACGCGCCTTCGCCCGCGCTCCGGAGCGCCGTCCTGACGACCTGGTTGCCATCTATCTCGCCGGCCATGGCGACGTGCTGGAAGAGGATCGTGACCACGTCCTGCTGACGTCCGACGCAGACCTCGAGGACCTCTACGACGCTCTGCGCACCGTCGACCTGGTGCGCAGCGTTCTGCTGGGCACCCGAGTCCAGCGTCTGCTCCTGTTGCTGGACACCTGCTATGCGGGACAAGGCGGGAACGAACTGGCCAGTGCGGCCTTGTCGCACGTCACCAGGAAGTGGCAGCGGAGCACGGACTGCGCCTTTGTGATCATGAGCTCTGCACAGCCCTCGGAGGAGGCCCACGTGGGGGCGTTCTCCCATCTGCTGGCCGAAGCCGTGGGCGAACTCGCCACCGCCGGGCACGCTCCGCCCGCGCTCGCGCTGGACGCAGTGGTCGCCGCCATGAACGCCCATCCCGACCGCCCCGGCGACCAGAAAATCACCCTCGCCCAGGTCGGTCTGACCGGCAGGGTGCCCGCGTTCCTGCCCAACCCCCGTCACAACCCACAGCTCGCCGGCATCGACCTGGCGATTCAACAAGCGGTCCAGTGGCGGGCCCAGGCCGATCGGCGGGAGACGGAGTTCACCAGCCGTCTACTGCCGAAGGCCATGGGCGGTCACGATGCCAGTGACGGGTCGGGCTCATGGTTTTTCTCCGGCCGCCGCCGGGCCTTGACGGACCTCACCGGCTGGCTCCTTCCCGGCGCGACAGCCGCTCACACCGACCCGACAGCCCTGGCCGTCACCGGTGGCCCCGGATCCGGCAAGAGCGCCATGCTCGGCTTGGTCACCGCCCTCACCCACCCACGGCACCGCCCCTCCGTCCCGCTGCACACCCTCGATCTGCCCCCGGCCGCCGTCCCTCCGGTCGGCGCGGTGGACGTCGCCATCTACGCCCACCAGCTCACGGACGAACAGGTCCTGAGCGGCATGGCGGCCGCCGCCCGCCAGCAGGTCGCCACCGCGGGCGAGTTCCTGGCGGTGCTGGACGGCCGAGAGCGGCCGCTCACCGTGATCATCGACGCGGTCGACGAAGCCGTCACCCCGGACTCGCTCGTCCTTAACCTGCTGCGCCCTCTCATCGAGCACGCGAGCGGTCGGCTGCGCCTGCTGCTTGGTGTGCGTCCCCACCTCCTGGATGGTCTGGGCATCGGCCAGCAGGCCGTCATCGACCTGGACGCGGAAGCGTACGCGGACCTGCCCGCCCTCACCCACTACGCCGTGCGGGGCCTGCTGCAGGCCGCCCCGCACAGCCCGTTCCGCACCATCGAGCCGGACCGCACGCGTGCCGTCGCGGAAGCCGTGGCCCAGGCCGCGACGCCCTCATTCCTAGTCGCCCGTATCATCGCCAGCACCCTCGCCGGCGCCGGCACGGTCCCCGACCCGACGGACACCGCCTGGCGTTCGAGCCTGCCCCGGTTGCCCGGCGAGGCCATGCGGCAGGACTTGCGCGCCCGTCTCGGTGAGGACGCCGATCGGGCCTGTGACCTGCTGCGTCCGTTGGCCTGGGCGGAAGGGCAGGGGCTGCCGTGGGAGGACGTCTGGGCTCCGCTCGCCGGCGCCCTCGCCGGCCGGCCGTACACCAACGACGACCTGCACTGGCTGACCCGGGCTGTCGGCTCGTACATCGTGGAGGTCGACGACGCCGGCCGTTCGGCGTACCGCCTGTACCACCAGGCCCTGGCCCAACACCTCCGTGAGGTCGGTCCCGCCCCCACGGACAACGGCCCGGCCGCGGCGCACGACGCATTCGTCACCGTACTGCTCGACCGGATTCCGTACGCCGCCGACGGCACGCGCGACTGGTCCCGCGCCCATCCCTATGCTCGTCGTCATCTGGCCACCCACGCCGTCCGGGCGGGCCGTCTGGAAGAGCTGATCGAGAACGCGGACTACCTCGTAAACGCCGATCCCGACACCCTGCTGAGCGCTCTGCACCATGTCAGCACAGAGCGCGGCCGTCAGATCCGGGCCGTATACCGGGCCTCAGTAGGCCGTCATCGCGACCTGGCACCGGCGGACCGCCGCTGTCTGCTCGCCGTCGACGCCGCCCGTCATCAGACCGGCGACCTGCGGGCGTCTTTGACGTCCGCCCTTCCCTGGGCTCCCCGTTGGGCCACCGCAAGCCAGGCGAGTCTCGCTCTGGAAGTCACACTCGCCGGCCACTTCGGTGGGGTGCGGGCACTGACATGCCTGGAGCTCGAGGTCCGCCCCGTCGCCATCACCGGCGGAGACGACCCGTACGTCCGCGTGTGGGACCTGCAGACCGGTACGCAAACACGCACGCTCACCGGCCATATCGGCGGCGTCCGTGTGCTGGCCTACCTCGTACTCCCGGACCGGTTTCTCGTCGTCGCCGGGGACGGCAGCAAACACGTGCGGGTCTGGGATCTGGCCGACGGCTCCTTACTGCGCACCTTCCCGGTCGAGGCGCTGTCCATGGCGTGCCTGGTGCTGGACGGCCGCCCGGTGGCCGTCACCGGCCACAGCGACGGCGACGTACGGGTCTGGGACCTGCAAGACGGCACGGATGTGCGCGTGCTGCGTGGCCACACGCGCGGGGTACGGGCGTTGGCCTGCACGGTCGTCGACGAGCGCCCCCTGGTCGTCACCGGTGACGGCGCCGCCCTCGTACGGCTGTGGGATCTACGCACCGGCAAGCTGCTGCGGACGTTCGAAGGGCACAGGGGCGGCCGGGTATCGGCGGTGGCCTGCGCGGTGTGGGACGGCCGTCCGATCGCGATCACCGGCGACCGCAGCAGGCAGAACAAGTTCCATCACCCGGGCGCCCGGCCCGCACGCCACCCGCGGCTCATACGGGTGTGGGACCTACGCACCGGCGCGTCCCTGAGCACCGTCGACAGCCCGGGCGCGGTGACGGCGGTGGCCTTCGGTCTGCTTGAGGACACGCCGGTGATCGTCTGCGGTGACGACACCGGCGAGGTGCGGGTGCGGGAGCTTCCAAGCGGCCGGACACTGCGTCAGTTGGCCCGGCACACCAGGGGCGTCTCAGCACTGGCCTGCCTGTCGCGCGAGGGCCGTCTCCTCACCGTCACAGGCGGACGTGACCGCGAAGTCCGGGTGTGGGACACGGGCGCCGAGGACGCGAGCCCCCGGCCCCGTCACAGCGGCGACGTACGATCGGTGGCGTGCACCACCCTCGATGGCCGCTCCGTTGCGGTCTCGGCCAGCGCGGACGGGAAGGCACGTGTGTGGCGCCTGGACACTGGCAGTTGCCTGGCTGCCCTCCCCGTCCTCCCGGCCAGGGCCAAAGCGGCGGCCTGCACGCAGGACCGTCTCGGCGTGCCCCAAGCCGTCGTCGGCGACGGCGAGGGCCGCGTGTGGCTGTGGCATCTGGGTACCTTCAAGGCCCGTCTCCTCGGCAAGCACAAGCGCGAGGTACGGGCGGCAGCGTGCACGGTGCTGGGCGGACGCCGGATCGCGGTCACCGGGGCCGAAGAGTCCCTGGTCCGCGTGTGGGACCTGCCATCGCGCTCCGAACTGTGTGCTCTCGCCGGCCACGACGGCGGGGTACGCGCGGTGGCGTGCACGGTCGTGGATGGCCGGCCGGTCGCCGTCGTCGGCTGCGACAACGGCGAGATCCACCTCTGGGACCTGGAGAACGCCAAGCCGACCGGCGTGTTCTTCGACCGTGCGGGCGTGGTCCGGTCGGTAGCGTGCGCGGTGTGGAACGGCCGGCCCGTCGTCGTAACCGGCGGGGACAGCGGGGAAGTCCACGTGAGGGAACTGACCCACGACGGCCTCTTGCTACGGACGTTCCACGCTGGAAGCCGGATCTGGACAGTGGCCTGCATCGTGCAGGACGGCCGGCCGGTCGTGGTGACCGGTGGCTGGGCCGGCACGGTCCAGATGTGGAACCTGGACGATCCGGATTCGGGCGGCCCGCTGCACGTGATGCCACTACCCAAGGCCGTTCCCTCGGTGGCTGCCGCCCCGACAGGTGAACTGGTGATCGCGTCGGGATCAGAGGTGATCACCCTCGCCCCGGCCAGAAGAACTCCGCCGTCAGCCTCCAAGTGGTGA
- a CDS encoding ATP-binding cassette domain-containing protein: MPAPPLLALRGVCKRFGVVQVLTDIELEIRAGEVVALLGDNGAGKSTLVKVISGVAPADTGVIEWEGRTVHIRRPQDARDLGIATVYQDLALCGNLDIVGNLFLGHEIRRLGFLDEVEMERRTRDLLKRLTRGLPDLRSPIVSLSSGQRQTVAVARSLLGDPRILLLDEPTASLGIEQTSEVLDLVDHLRDRGLGVLLISHNMADVKALADRAAVLRLGCNNGFFNVNTASQEEIISSITGAAENVPHRVAHREVDW; encoded by the coding sequence GTGCCGGCTCCACCACTGCTGGCGCTGCGCGGCGTCTGCAAACGCTTCGGTGTCGTTCAGGTCCTCACCGACATCGAACTGGAGATCCGCGCGGGTGAGGTCGTGGCGCTTCTCGGGGACAACGGGGCCGGCAAGTCCACCCTCGTCAAGGTGATCTCGGGCGTGGCCCCCGCGGACACGGGCGTCATCGAATGGGAGGGCCGAACGGTCCACATCAGGCGTCCCCAGGACGCCCGGGATCTCGGCATTGCCACCGTCTACCAGGACCTCGCCCTATGCGGCAACCTCGACATCGTCGGCAACCTGTTCCTCGGGCACGAGATCCGCAGACTCGGCTTCCTCGACGAAGTGGAGATGGAACGCCGCACCCGTGACCTCCTGAAGCGCCTGACGAGGGGCCTGCCCGATCTGCGCTCCCCCATCGTGTCCCTGTCCAGCGGCCAGCGGCAGACGGTCGCCGTCGCCCGCTCACTCCTCGGCGACCCCCGGATACTCCTCCTGGACGAACCGACGGCATCCCTGGGCATTGAACAGACCTCCGAAGTCCTGGACCTAGTCGACCACCTGCGTGACCGCGGACTGGGAGTCCTGCTCATCAGCCACAACATGGCTGATGTCAAAGCCCTCGCAGACCGGGCCGCGGTGCTGCGGCTGGGCTGCAACAACGGCTTCTTCAACGTCAACACCGCGTCCCAAGAAGAGATCATTTCCTCCATCACCGGGGCCGCGGAGAACGTTCCCCATCGGGTGGCCCACCGGGAGGTGGACTGGTGA